Part of the Trypanosoma brucei brucei TREU927 chromosome 2, complete sequence genome, AgcacaaaaaatgaagatagTGCTTCAACCGAGCATGTTGATAGAGGGATtgcaacaaatgaaacacaGGTGGAAGTTGGTATTGATGCTGACTTTGATAGTCTCCTAGATGCCACAGAGGCTGCAGAGGTAACGCGTAGACATCAGAGAACAGCAATGATTATATTGGCAGTCCTTGTACCTGCCATTATTCTTGTGGTTACGGCCGTTGCATTCTTCATAATGGTGAAACGAAGGAGGAATAGCTCCCAGGATGTGGACACCGGAAAAGCGGAGGGTGGGGTTTCTAGCGTAAAAGTAGTAATGTAGACTCACCTTCACTCTTGGACAAatgtgcagtttttttttttaaacagcgagtgtaaataaggaaaaccaaagagaataaaaatgataatgagTTGAATGAAAGTATATAGATTCATGAGATAAGGAAGAAGGTCTAGCAgccttttcgttgtttttgttttgtggtaaTACCTTacctatattttttttaaaaataaagaattgaCACAATAGAGTAAATATTTTCGCTTGAAGAAGCCGTTGTTGATTTTCTCTTCCAGTCGTAAATTCAGCTGATCGTTTAAAGCATCTATCTCTCACACTGTACGTCATCATGGCTAGCATGCTTCATGAAACTGCCACAACCGTATCATACAGGGGAGCGCTATGCAAATTAGCAGGTGTTGAGCTACAAGGGATTAATTTATCACCACCTCAAAGGCTGTGCCACTTGGGGTTGCTGATCAGTCGTGAGATCAACTGGCTGGCAGCAGTCCTCgaggaatgggaagaaaaatatatgctTTTGACATGTGTGCCgtaccgtggtgttgtgGACGCGTTTACAACCCTGCTCAGGACAATTAAGCGGCACCTGGAGACAGAGAACAGTTCAAAGGACAATGAAAAGGAGTGGGATGCGTTGCTGGCTTCTAGCATTACTGAATTTCAGGTGGAGGTTATGGAAATCGGAAAGGGTAAGAGTTActagcatttttttcttttcttcctaaaTGGacatttaactttttttcctcttttttttacggtggtatatcctctttttttgtcacccAATGGTTAAATTACCATGCggtgacaaaacaaagactCGGTTTTTAAACTCATTGAGAATAATAGAGTACGCATacctaaaaaaaagtgtatgcGGAGTGGATTATGTATTCTCATGAAATCAATCATTCAAATATCTAATGCAAAGCGCAAACAACTGTACGAcggaaattttttaaatttttgcGGTGCCTCTATAAATAACTCCTTCACTAACCGTTATTGCTCGACGTAGCATCACTAGGTAAACCTTTACGCGTTCGTCTGCTTTGAATGCACTAGTTCATACAGCTCCCTAAAGTCTAACTCCGTCTCAACTTTTTCCCCACTCTTACACATCGAATAGTCTTCGACAAAATACAAACCCTTGGGAGTCACACCTCCACAAGAAATTAGTTATAGCTAGCCTTCCCCCACTGCGCAGATTATGCATCCTTATCAATTGCCTCGGCTGATAACTTAAATTGACAGCGTAATTGAACTATCCGTCTCTGTTATGAGTCCCTGATGGCAGTACTCGTGGTTTCCATAGGATGGGGAACGATCCGTCCGAATAATCCAAATTTGAGGGGTTAAAGGGTAGTAAAATACATTACTTTCATCAGATGAAGAACACACGAAATGACTTAAGGGTGCGAGAGTGGCATTCTGAACCTGTAAAATGTGTACCTTGCCTGCTTCTTCATGCCAtgaaatgtaaatatatccCAAACATTCAAGTCTGCTTTGTCGATACATTTGTCACAGAAGTGTAGTAGGTTACATGGTCTGTGTGAACTGAGGATCGAAAGCTCTCAGGTGGCAATGCTTGGCGGTGTAATGTATGCATGGCCGCAGTGTTGAATACCATTCCTTATATCTACTCGATGAGTTCAGTTTTGGCGAGTTAGCCTATGATTGTGTCTTCGATGTTTTATCTCGGGGTTTAGTAGAGGTGGACACATATAAAGTTATGGGGGCGGCTGTTACCTGTGGGAGTCCTATTATAAAGTGGTAAGTACTGTGCCTCTTTTATGGGTGCTGTCAGACaagcattttgttttgtgtggagACGAACTTTCCTCCATCTGCTTTGGAGGGACGATTTAAGTCACTGCTGGTTTCTGTTGTGCAATAGAAACGCGAGAGGCAAAGTGTGTCTGTTGAAGTGCGATAATTCTTTTTGGGCGCGTCTTCATTACCGGGATGTTGGGAATGCTGATTACTGCTGTTTCCACTGTAGTGAGGCGAATAAACAGCTGCAAGTGTGTTTCGGATCCCTTTAGTTTTTAGTAAATCCTTTTCCGAATATGTGAATACCAAGCATACACACGCAATAATTTCCAAGCTAATATTTGTAACTCTGGATATTTCACAACTTGGGTATGTATGTAACATTGTAAAttgctttgcttcttttgcaAAATCATTTGTGGAAGAGTTCTTGATAAGACTGAAAGGTggaataatataaaaaaatgatgaagtATTTGCTGGTATTTGCAATTATTACCACAAGAATCCCTGTGTTGTTAGTAATTGGCAGTGAGGATAACCGTGTTCCAGGAGACAAGAAGTTGACGAAAGAGGGAGCAGCGGCACTCTGTAAAATGAAGCATCTTGCTGATAAAGTTGCAGAGAAAGGAGCAGAGGacttgaagaagaaaactCAAAATTTTGCTGGTTTTATAGAGTTTGAGCAGGAGAAAGTTGATAACTGGTTGGAGAAGCTGAGAAACCGGAAACAGTATAGCGACGGCTACGCTAAGCTATCTGATTCTGACGttgaaaaagtgaaggagaTATTCGACAAGGCAAAAGATGGAATAACTAAACAACTCCCAGAAGCGGAGAAAGAGGCTAGAGAAGCTGAGAGGCTGTACgatgaagtgaagaaggcggCACAGGATGCACGCGGACAGGATCTTGATGACGATACGGCGAAGTCCACGGGCTTGTACAGGGTGCTGAATTGGTACTGTATCACcaaagacaacaacaaagatatCACCCACAATTGTGACGATGGGATCAAATTCAGAGATCATTATCTGTCGGTGAATAGAAGCGCTATTgactgcagcagcaccggCTATAAGGAGGATTATGATTGGTCTGCGAACGCGCTGCAGTCGGCTTTGAATGACTGGGAGAATGTGAAGCCAAAGGAAGTAAAACCAGAGAGCGGTGGTAATGACGTGTGCAAAAAGGACGAATCTTCCGAGAGCCATCCGTGCACCATGACAGGAGGGTGGCAGACTCACTACAAGGATAGTATATTGAAGTTGAAAGAACTTGAAGATGCgcacaaaaggggaaaggcgGCTCATGATGCTATGTTGGGTTACGCTAATACTGCACATGCGGCGAACACGAAAGTGGAACAGGAAAAGCCGCTGGCAGAGGTGATAACGGCAGCCAAGGACGCAGGGAAAAAGGGCGCGAAAATTATAATACCCGCAGCTGCCCCAGCAACATCAACCGATAGCACAAAAAGTGAAGATAGTGCTCCAGCCGAGCATGTTGATAGAGGGATtgcaacaaatgaaacacaGGTGGAAGTTGGTATTGATGCTGACTTTGATAGTCTGCTGGAGGCCGCTGAAGCTGCCGAAGTAAAAAGCAGACATCAGAGAACAGCAATGATTATATTGGCAGTCCTTGTACCTGCCATTATTCTGGCTGCGGCCGTTGCATTCTTCATAATGGTGAAACGAAGGAGGAATAGCTCCCAGGATGTGGACACTGGAAAAGCGGAGGGTGGGGTTTCTAGCGTAAAAGTAGTAATGTAGACTCACCTTCACTCTTATACAAATGtgcaggtttttttttaaacagcgagtgtaaataaaaaaaaaataataatgacagtGAATTGAAAACAGCTGCATAGATCCGTGAGACAGGGAAGAAGTGCCGGCGacctttgcttttctttttcctttttttcactaCTTTTATGGCCGTCCGTAAGGCGGTCTATAGAAAGGTAACGCCTTTCTGCGGAACGGTTTCCCACGCCGTAGTTGTTGTTTCCACCTTGCTCATCGTAAATGAGTGTTTCTACCGGAACTAACTGTCATGTAAACTATAAGCTTCTTCACCTCTTGCTAAACTAGGAGTTTCATGTTGCGACAATAAGCACATCCCTTGACGCACTCAGTGTTCTTTCCATACGGAAGTTGCCTGTGGTTTTCAATCTTTGAGAGGTATTACCTTGTTTGTGGAATGTGGACCGGAGGGCGGTGGCGGAGACTGGTACCGGAAGGCCATTTGGCACTGTGTCTACCTGGTGGCGTCGTAGGGGGCACCGGGTAACGAGGCGAGGGCGCGATGTGGAGTCGCCTTTTGGGTCATggggtttttgttttaccggGAGACATGGCTCCTTTTTTCGTCCGCCTCCACCTGGACTCTTACTTCACGCTCTGCTTTCGCTTCCCATGTAACGCAAAGGCGCGGGGGCATTATGTACGATGCCGCAGGGGGCGGGTTGCTGGGCACATTCGTGTTCACATGACTGGCGCAGTTCCGTTAAGCTTAGAACGACCAACGCGGCTGGCATCTTCTCAAAAGAGCGTGGCGTTGGGGCGCTCCCCCGAATTTGCTCGGGAAGGTAATGCAGTACAATTTCTTCATCGTGACGAGGCGGGTTGTCTTCGGTCTCTTTGCTGGCTCACCGATGTGGGCGTACAGTCTCGTCCTTCCCGAGAAGTTTTTCGTGCAGCACTGACCTCTCTGGACAGGGAAATTTTACCACTCGTCAGAGCGCCGAAATGTAATGCCGTCGAAACTTCAGGAAGCCAAATCGTTACTACTCCTTGAGGGTAAGGCGGTGAGACCTCTCCCCTCTGTTTTATTGGCTGTGGTTGCGTTTCCTCCACCACTGTTGgcggcttttttttccactgcatcTGTGAGcccattttttccccttagCTCCTTCGGGGCGCCATGCTGCAGCTGGCGGTCGACAATTTCTGGCAACCAATCTCTAATCTTCTTTGGAAACGATTGTTGTGTAGCCCGCTAAAACCCTTCAGCGCGCTCTGTTAGCATCGCATCTACAGCTAAACATAACTCCTCTTTACAACTTTCGGTTCCAGCGCACGGAAGGTTAATTGCTTTTTCTGACATTTGGGAGCCGCACCGTGCATTTGTCTTCTCAGGCCTCTGAGGTTTTCGAGACGCAAAGCTGTTCCTCACCCCGGAGATATCACAACCACTGATGCGGGGATGGATCCCCCATGAGCACTGCTTTGAAGCTTGTCGAGgtccgttttcctttttcttttcggacGGGTGCCTGAATTCCTGCATGTGGTTCCTAAAGTTGGGGAAGCGCTTATTGGCGCTGTGTGCCAGCGGTCATGTGTAGTTTGCGCATTCATTCGTCCCGTGAGCGAGCCCCAACGTAGCGGTGGGATCGTTGCaacagaagaggaagagaaagagaggttgAAAGTCTATTCTAAGGCGGATATTGTTCCGGGTCTTTTCCCAAGAGCGTAACCCTCTGGACACGCATTGTGTACGATTGGTCTTTGGACGCGAAAGGGTACGTTCAGCAAGGCCGCTCATACGGAACGCCCAACCAAAACGTTCCTGTTTCCGTCAAACCATTatggaaaagaaattgcCAGTAGTTTGAAAGCATTTAACCAATGCAACACTTctcactctttttcttgagtCCCCGTCTTTTGGCGATATCTCCAATCTTACGCGGTGGTTACACTCGCACTTCCCCCTTTAATCCTTCAACCACACTGATTTTTCCTCTAATAATTATTAAGCACTACCTTAGCATAAGCAAGACCATCCGCTACCAGGGGTAAATGTGTCCTTGGCGACTTTTTCCCTACCCGCAgcatccccccttttttgtttcaaaacCGACCCAAATCTATTTAAGGTAACGGAACAGCGTCAGTATACGCGCATGTATATATgcccctttttaaaaatccaTTCCTTCTGCCGCTGACCGAACAACACAAGGGTAGGGGAccggaaaagaaagaaaaccaaaCCCTCCAGAGACAGTGGGGGCCTCTTTAACAGGGCAAGGCCGCTGTTTACCGCAATAAAATCCTCGAAACAAATTTTCCACGGAGAAGCTGCTTTGCCGCCTTGTGTCAGAAATGGCGGTGAATActaggaagaaaagaaaaagatgtgaTGGTGGGTCCTTTCCTCAGTTACACCATTTCCACTCTCCTTGGATATCCCTGAACCCtcatttgatgttgttgttgtgtcaGCAGGCACCCCAAAATCATCTCTTGGAGGGCCAGCCAAGCCCCGGGAACAAAACGAGGATCccataacaacaataacaacggaAGGAAGCAGGCAGCCGCTATGACCACTGTGTTCACGAGACTTTCCTGAAGTCCATAGTGTTGAAGAACCATGAACCGATTCGCAAACACGGCGCACCACGGGCAGCAGAAGACTTCCGTGCCCATACAACATTTTTCGAACCCATGACAAACACAGCATGAGCACTGGCCACACATACCACCAAAGCAGGTGTATTGTTGAAAGTCGCTTAGTAGTAGCGCTTCCCGTTGCGCATAGGCACAAAATATGGTACCAGCACAGGAACccaagcaaaagcagcaatcTTTACAAGGGGCGGTGATCATTCCTGTTTCCCACTCATTTTCGGACCCCGGCGCACCCGACGCTCCATCACCAAACCCTTGGCCGGGAGGAACGTACGTTGACTTGGGAGGTTGGGGATATCCCTGGCCTGGTTTTGAAATGTCAACTTCACCCACTACAGGTGCCATTTcagtttcccttcccccactTGGGTAGCTTTGGGCGGGGTTTTCAGACATGCAGCGTACTCTTGATTTTAAATTACTAACCACTGGTTGTGCAGAACCCGTAAGTGAAAAAGGCGAAGCGCTTTTACCATTTTCAGCAGGGGCGAACGGACCAGTGGTTTTATTAAATTGCGActggaagaaaaagtgacGTCACCAACCCGCTGACGAAACGGCGCGCGGACTATTCATTCTGAGATGGTCCGGAATTACGCTGAATAGTAAAAACAGCGATGGCGTACCTGGAAACGGCGTGTGGGTGTCTGCAGCGCAGTGCGGATCAACACCGTGCGGTATCATGATATTCACCACAGTTCCAAACGAATTTATATAAGGGAGTGCGTATGGAAAAATCCGGCGCCAAGTTTACAGCATTCTAGACGGTGTTAAAATTGCCCTCCTTTTACACGTTGACACAACTGTGGTATCAGCATCACTTTTTATGGTTCCCTTTACTCCGCCACAAAAGCAACTGCGCTTCTTAATACCGTAAAACGTTAtaactccttctcctttctcCATTGTTTGCTACCTCCCAATCACATGCCACTAAATCGTGGCGCAACCTTCTCCCCATTTTCCGGTATGTCACTTCGCCACATCCAAATGAACTGGTACATTTTAATTTGTGGCGCCACATGTCTTTAATCAAATGTACCCATTGCTTCATTCCAAACAACATATGTGCACAAATACGTCCCTCCCTATTCGCGTTTGGCGACGGAAATGGCAatattcccttcttttttttcttttcctcaacacCAACACGCTCCACCCCGTAAGATCAAAATATTTCTTGTAAAGTCAAAACCATAATCCACCAGCTCCAATTGCTTTTACCGGTGTGGCGCCCGTCgtctttcccccctcgtgAGAAGCGGCACCATCGGGGAAGTTTTGAGGGAGATGTGATGATATCGTGCATTTGAGCTTCAGTGCAAAGCGCAGAGcagacaaacacacacgtaaAAGTGGTAAACATTGTTTAGAAATGAGACATCACTaaacctttcctttctttagcGTTGGCACTTATTGAAACTTAAAACTGACAATACACCTTACATAATCCCTTTACGACTCCATTTCCCTTGTCGGCTgggtagttttttttttccccctttttccctctttttggaAGCTTCATTCCTCTCACCTATCGGAGTGTTTCACCTGAATTAAGATGAGTAACCGGCATTATTCCTTCAGGTGTTCTGTGAAGTCCCTTAAACGGgatcctattattattattattgttattacagTTAACGAGTCCGGATAAATAACTTCCCTTCATTGTTAGCGCACCTTCCCTCCACTATTCATCAGAATCAACAACATTTAACAACAACTGCAACGCACCTCGCTTTCCAACACTCAACTGttgagagttttttttttcttttccatccttGAGGCTTTAGCGTGTTATGAAATCGGGTCCGCTCAAATTGCGAGGCTTAAATtaccatttatttattttgcccCCGTGTATGCAATAACATGTGCAAACCACCACGTATAGCCggatggaaaaaaatgataataataaaataaggcGACATTATCCGATAATTACGCACCATTTTCTCTTTACAATATCATTGGGAGTAAATTGTGCTCTCGTATGCGCGGCGAGATTACGAGACAATAGTGaagtcagaaaaaaaataataataatataaacaTGTTTTAccggcaaaagaaaaaagccgATTTAAAAGGAAATGTTTGTGCATTCCCTTACAGAAGTGAGGAattggagggggggggggaggaattATTGAGTCCggttactgtttttttttttaaattaaattTAATCTAATTTAACTTTATTATCCCCCATTGGAGTAAATTCACCTTCAGGGTTACAAATATGAAGTGGAggcgcaaacaaaaacataccTCTGGTTGAAGTCCGCGACTGATACATTTATATTTGacccccacttttttttttaaatcctgaggaaaaaaaaaaactcaataGTCGCTTATAATTCAATAcaaaaacctttttttttttttaaagacgCGAGTTGCAACATTGCGGTTGCGCATGGAGAGGCTTCCAAAAGTTTGTTTGAGCTTACGGACGCGTGTATTTGTGGAAACTTTTGCATTTAaactaaaaagaaataaataaataaatatatatttctatatttatatatttgagcTTATGTAAGCAATTACCTTTTTTATATTCATGTACAAATGGAGGGGAGaggatggaagaaaaaaaataaaaagagaagaaaagaaaagagaaaataccTGTGACTAGTAATTAAGCAAAACGAACCATTCACAGGATCTGGTAAATTAAAATAACAGcagaaatagaaagaaaaggaaaaaaaaaggaggaattaAAATGGGTTCGTGAAGTTAATCTACCGTCCTGTTGGGTTTCGCTGTTGGACTCAACCCTCACTGTTACAATcattaaaaggaaagaaagaaaaaaaaagaaaaaaaaacaaatacgaataaataaaaaaatttttgtaCCGTTTAATTAATAAGCAGAAGTGAGTCGAAAACGttcgcaaacaaacaaataaataaaaagatgaGAGAAG contains:
- a CDS encoding 65 kDa invariant surface glycoprotein, translating into MMKYLLVFAIITTRIPVLLVIGSEDNRVPGDKKLTKEGAAALCKMKHLADKVAEKGAEDLKKKTQNFAGFIEFEQEKVDNWLEKLRNRKQYSDGYAKLSDSDVEKVKEIFDKAKDGITKQLPEAEKEAREAERLYDEVKKAAQDARGQDLDDDTAKSTGLYRVLNWYCITKDNNKDITHNCDDGIKFRDHYLSVNRSAIDCSSTGYKEDYDWSANALQSALNDWENVKPKEVKPESGGNDVCKKDESSESHPCTMTGGWQTHYKDSILKLKELEDAHKRGKAAHDAMLGYANTAHAANTKVEQEKPLAEVITAAKDAGKKGAKIIIPAAAPATSTDSTKSEDSAPAEHVDRGIATNETQVEVGIDADFDSLLEAAEAAEVKSRHQRTAMIILAVLVPAIILAAAVAFFIMVKRRRNSSQDVDTGKAEGGVSSVKVVM